The following is a genomic window from Caldanaerobius fijiensis DSM 17918.
ATCCTGAAAAGGAAATCACAAAATTGTTTATAGAAGGAAAGTTGAAAAAGGGGGCATCAAAATGAACGTATGGCCATTGACGTTTGCATCAAGTCTGGTATTTATCGCGATGTTTATATCCTATTATCAAAAACTGGCTATAGAGAAAGAGATAATTGTGGGAACGGTAAGGGCTGTCATACAATTGACCATCGTGGGGTACATACTTCACTACATATTTGCAGCTAATAATTACCTTTTTACCCTTGCCATGATATGTGTGATGATACTGGTAGCCGGTAATAATGCAGCAAAAAGAGGTAAAGGCATACCAGGAGTTTTTTATTATATCACTGTATCTATTGCTATAGCTGCTACAATAACCCTGGCCATACTGGTATTTTTTAAGGCGATTCACTTTGTACCGCAGGAAGTCATACCTGTAAGCGGCATGATAATAGGTAATTCTATGGTATCATCGGGTCTTACAGTATCACGTTTAAAAGATGAAATAAAAGGCAGAGCCCTGGAGATTCAAACGGCTCTGGCACTGGGCGCTACAGCCAGGCAATCGGTACAAAAGATATTAAAAATAGCCATTAAGACAGGTATGATGCCTACTATTGACGGTATGAAGACCCTCGGCATTGTTCAGTTACCTGGTATGATGACAGGTTTGATACTGGGCGGGGTAGATCCCATAAATGCCGTCAAATATCAGATAATGGTGACGTTTATGCTGGCATCGACGGTAGCTATATCCTGCTTTTCTGTGGCATTTTTAACCTATAGAAGATTTTTTACGGCACACCATCAATTGGTGCAGTCTTGATTGATTTTAACAGAAAAAAATCAGGATATTACTGGATTTAACAAATTGGGTTTATTGGGACGATATGGCAGCATCAAAGGCGATATAAATGGCACTGAATCCGTTGTGGCCTACACTACATCGTATGTAACTGATTGGAAATATATATCTGTGATACCCACAAGTGTTATCTTGTCAAAAGTAGATTATATAAAAAATATTACTATAGGGCTGACGGCTGTATTGCTTATCATAGGGCTTATATTGGCTTATTTCTTTGCCTATGTGAATTATGACCCTATAAAACAATTATTGCATTGGATAAAAGATCACATATCGATTACCGGTAACGATAAGTATGGCAATGAATTTGAGTTTATAAGGTTAACGTTATCAAACACTTACGATGAGAGCAAAAAGATCAAAAGTGAGCTACTCAGACAAAAGCCTATTCTCAAGGCTAACATCATGTACAGATTGTTAAAAGGCAGCATAGAGAATAGAGATATCGATGAGCTTAAAGACTATCTTGATATTTCGTTTGATTCAGACTATTTTGCTGTTGTCATATATCAGATAAACCATGGAGGAAAATTGATCAAAGAGGGAAATGCTAAAGAATGGGTATTGACCAGATTTACTGTGTCGAAGATTATAGATGAGGTTGCTGATAAATATGTAAATTCATTTGTTGTAGAATTAGATAAAGATAAGCTGGCTGAGATAGTTAATTTTCGCGTGGACGATATAGATGAATGTAAAAAAGAACTACTGGATATAATAGCGTTTTCCAAGGATTTTATAGAACGCCATTATGAGATATTATTATCCGTAGGTGTTGGCAGGATATACAAGACAAGCGGTGTAATGTCAAGTAGTATTTTTTGGAACCTTGAAAAATAAAGGCCTCAAAAACTCTAAAAAAGGCAACACTTAATAAACCCACCATATATTGGATAATAATGGAAGGAAACTTAGCTGATATTCAGTTAAATGTATTTACTAAATCTATCCATTACCTCCCGGTTGGTAGATTTGGCCTTTGCTCAGCAAGGCAAAGACCAGTCTTACAAGCTTACGTGCCGTTAAGACGAGGGCTCTCTTATGCTGGTGTTTGGTAACCTCATTGTACTTCTTGCAGTAAAAATCAGCATACTCTTTTGCGTGTATCCTTACGCAATTGGCT
Proteins encoded in this region:
- a CDS encoding ABC transporter permease; this translates as MNVWPLTFASSLVFIAMFISYYQKLAIEKEIIVGTVRAVIQLTIVGYILHYIFAANNYLFTLAMICVMILVAGNNAAKRGKGIPGVFYYITVSIAIAATITLAILVFFKAIHFVPQEVIPVSGMIIGNSMVSSGLTVSRLKDEIKGRALEIQTALALGATARQSVQKILKIAIKTGMMPTIDGMKTLGIVQLPGMMTGLILGGVDPINAVKYQIMVTFMLASTVAISCFSVAFLTYRRFFTAHHQLVQS
- a CDS encoding sensor histidine kinase, with translation MILTEKNQDITGFNKLGLLGRYGSIKGDINGTESVVAYTTSYVTDWKYISVIPTSVILSKVDYIKNITIGLTAVLLIIGLILAYFFAYVNYDPIKQLLHWIKDHISITGNDKYGNEFEFIRLTLSNTYDESKKIKSELLRQKPILKANIMYRLLKGSIENRDIDELKDYLDISFDSDYFAVVIYQINHGGKLIKEGNAKEWVLTRFTVSKIIDEVADKYVNSFVVELDKDKLAEIVNFRVDDIDECKKELLDIIAFSKDFIERHYEILLSVGVGRIYKTSGVMSSSIFWNLEK